The region AAAAATAACCCATGAATACTTCCAATAGTACTGATATAAACTATAGGAATAATACCGTGTGGATCAACACGGATCCAGATCATAGCGGTAAAAAGGAAAAACCATGATAAGGCTTCAGCTAAACAAATACGTTTGAACCATTTAATAACTTGCTCTTGACTATATTTTGCGAAAATTTTTTCGAGAAACTCCATTACAATTTGCTAACTTCTATTTATAAAAACTACTGCCATCCAGATACTCAAAAACTTCAGGTGGAAGCATGGGTCTCACATTTTTGTTTTCTTTGATCATCCTGCGTATTTCTGTCGCAGACAGCTCTATAATAGGAGCTTTTATCAGAGATATATTTTCATGCTTTTGGTATTCTGTGGATTTAGCTTCACCTTCAAAAACTCTAGGATATACGATAATATGATAGTTTTTAATCAAATAATCTGAATTTTTCCATTTGTGAAGACTTTTTAGGTTGTCTT is a window of Candidatus Chryseobacterium colombiense DNA encoding:
- a CDS encoding DUF3817 domain-containing protein; the encoded protein is MEFLEKIFAKYSQEQVIKWFKRICLAEALSWFFLFTAMIWIRVDPHGIIPIVYISTIGSIHGLFFTIYLIFLPSMRKIFTWDDEDFVFSLISAFFPFATIWIDKKLARFDRE